A part of Melittangium boletus DSM 14713 genomic DNA contains:
- a CDS encoding efflux RND transporter permease subunit: MVNFFIRRPVFAAVISILLTLVGAIAIPTLPIAQYPELAPPQVTVTATYVGASAEVVESAVTIPLEQELNGVEGMRYISSTSSNDGTSSITITFEPTRDIEVATVDVQNRVGRAAARLPSQVNQTGIVVNKGANQLLISFGLFSPDARFDSVFISNYADVNLKDAIKRVRGVSDVRLFGERKFSMRLWLDPTELARRKLTPQDVARALQEQNLQVAAGQVGQPPSSDDQAYQLAVSAIGRLVEPSEFDEIVVQRSPDGRLVRVKDVGHAQMGAENYNQRLRFNGSPALGLGINQLPTANALEVRDAVVQEMERLAQQFPAGLEYRASTDTTLAVRASINEVLKTLVEAIALVILVIFLFLHGWRSVLITALTLPVSLVGTFAFVKLFGFSINTLTLFGLTLATGLVVDDAIVVIENIERLMVEKGLSARAAAREGMKEVAGAVVAISIVLVAVFVPVALFPGTTGIIYRQFALTIAASVGLSTVCALTLTPALSALLLKHHHGPKWIVFRKVDQVLDGTKRVYGGMLRRLLRHPIAVLLVFIAFLGATVALFRMVPTGFIPDDDQGYFIISVQGPEGMPLVRTEKVIQEVEEIVRAQPETRVVFVLVGSALGNNGPNLAQVWVNLQPWEQRKGEEHSVAAMVERLRGPLAQLGGARVVPLLPPAIRGVGTVGGFQFMVEDTSGGRELSELATAAQDLVGTSSEDSRVRGIFTSFTADTPQLKVEVDRQKAKSLGVPIEQIFGTLQFYMGSQYVNDFNYASRTYRVYLQAEQQFRDTPQDIGAFYVRSDSGEMIPLESLVKVTPTTSAQVIRRYNLFRSAELNGQAAPGVSSGQAMAAMEELAARVLPQGTGAEWSGLSLEQKESGGQTLVIFGLGLLFVFLVLSAQYESFTLPLVVILSVPLAVLGALGLQVMRGLSNDVFCQVGLIMLVGLASKNAILIVEFAEQLREQGRSAVEAAIEASEVRLRPILMTSIAFLLGVVPLMLAKGAGAAARNSLGTAVFGGMLVSTVVNLVFIPGLYVLMQKLRGESKRSRDEEDGEEGLPAVHSP, encoded by the coding sequence ATGGTGAACTTCTTCATCCGCCGGCCCGTGTTCGCGGCCGTCATCTCCATCCTGCTCACCCTGGTGGGGGCCATCGCCATCCCCACCTTGCCCATCGCGCAGTATCCCGAGCTCGCGCCGCCCCAGGTGACAGTGACGGCCACCTACGTGGGCGCCAGCGCCGAGGTGGTGGAGAGCGCCGTCACCATTCCACTCGAGCAGGAACTCAACGGCGTCGAGGGCATGCGCTACATCTCCTCGACCTCGAGCAACGATGGCACCAGCTCGATCACCATCACCTTCGAGCCCACCCGCGACATCGAGGTGGCCACGGTCGACGTGCAGAACCGCGTGGGCCGCGCCGCGGCACGCTTACCCTCGCAGGTGAACCAGACGGGCATCGTCGTCAACAAGGGCGCCAACCAGTTGCTCATCTCCTTCGGCTTGTTCAGCCCGGATGCGCGCTTCGACTCCGTCTTCATCAGCAACTACGCCGACGTCAACTTGAAGGACGCCATCAAGCGCGTGCGGGGGGTGAGCGACGTGCGCCTCTTCGGCGAGCGCAAGTTCAGCATGCGCCTGTGGCTGGACCCCACGGAGCTTGCCCGCCGCAAGCTCACGCCCCAGGACGTGGCGCGCGCGCTCCAGGAACAGAACCTGCAGGTCGCCGCCGGCCAGGTGGGCCAGCCCCCGAGCAGCGACGACCAGGCCTACCAGCTCGCGGTGAGTGCCATCGGACGTCTCGTCGAGCCCTCCGAGTTCGACGAAATCGTCGTGCAGCGCAGCCCCGACGGCCGACTGGTACGGGTGAAGGACGTCGGCCACGCGCAGATGGGGGCCGAGAACTACAACCAGCGCCTGCGCTTCAACGGCAGCCCCGCCCTCGGCCTTGGCATCAACCAGCTGCCCACCGCGAACGCGCTGGAAGTTCGCGACGCGGTGGTCCAGGAGATGGAGCGGCTCGCACAGCAGTTTCCCGCGGGGCTGGAGTACCGCGCCTCCACCGACACGACGCTCGCGGTGCGCGCCTCCATCAACGAGGTGCTCAAGACGCTGGTGGAGGCCATCGCCCTGGTCATCCTCGTCATCTTCCTCTTCCTGCACGGCTGGCGAAGCGTGCTCATCACCGCGCTCACCCTCCCGGTGTCACTCGTGGGCACCTTCGCCTTCGTCAAGCTGTTCGGCTTCTCCATCAACACCCTCACGCTCTTTGGCCTCACCCTGGCCACGGGCCTGGTGGTGGACGACGCCATCGTCGTCATCGAGAACATCGAGCGACTGATGGTGGAGAAGGGCCTCAGTGCCCGGGCAGCCGCGCGCGAGGGCATGAAGGAGGTGGCCGGCGCGGTGGTGGCCATCTCCATCGTGCTGGTGGCGGTGTTCGTCCCGGTGGCCCTCTTCCCCGGCACCACGGGCATCATCTACCGGCAGTTCGCCCTCACCATTGCCGCCTCGGTGGGCCTGTCCACGGTGTGCGCTCTCACGCTCACCCCCGCCCTCTCGGCACTGCTGCTCAAGCACCACCACGGGCCGAAGTGGATTGTGTTCCGCAAGGTGGACCAGGTGCTCGACGGGACGAAGCGGGTCTACGGCGGGATGCTGCGCCGCCTGCTCAGGCACCCGATCGCGGTGCTGCTCGTCTTCATCGCCTTCCTCGGCGCCACGGTGGCCCTCTTCCGCATGGTGCCCACCGGCTTCATCCCGGACGATGACCAGGGCTACTTCATCATCTCGGTGCAGGGGCCCGAGGGCATGCCGCTCGTCCGCACGGAGAAGGTCATCCAGGAGGTGGAGGAAATCGTGCGCGCGCAACCCGAAACGCGCGTCGTGTTCGTCCTCGTCGGCAGCGCGCTGGGCAACAACGGTCCCAACCTGGCCCAGGTCTGGGTGAACCTCCAGCCCTGGGAGCAGCGCAAGGGTGAGGAGCATTCGGTGGCCGCGATGGTGGAGCGGCTGCGCGGTCCGCTGGCGCAGCTCGGCGGAGCGAGGGTGGTGCCGTTGCTGCCCCCGGCCATCCGCGGAGTGGGCACGGTGGGCGGCTTCCAGTTCATGGTCGAGGACACCTCCGGCGGGCGCGAGCTGTCCGAGCTGGCCACCGCCGCACAGGATCTGGTGGGCACGAGCAGTGAAGACAGCCGCGTGCGCGGCATCTTCACCTCGTTCACGGCGGACACTCCGCAGCTGAAGGTCGAAGTGGACCGCCAGAAGGCCAAGTCGCTCGGCGTTCCCATCGAGCAGATCTTCGGCACCCTGCAGTTCTACATGGGAAGCCAGTACGTCAACGACTTCAACTACGCGAGCCGCACCTACCGCGTCTACCTGCAGGCCGAGCAGCAGTTCCGCGACACGCCGCAGGACATCGGCGCCTTCTACGTGCGCAGTGACAGCGGGGAGATGATTCCGCTCGAGTCGCTGGTGAAGGTGACGCCCACCACGTCCGCCCAGGTCATCCGCCGCTACAACCTCTTCCGCTCCGCGGAGCTCAACGGTCAGGCCGCCCCCGGCGTCTCCTCCGGCCAGGCCATGGCCGCCATGGAGGAGCTGGCCGCGCGGGTGCTGCCGCAGGGCACGGGCGCGGAGTGGTCCGGCCTCTCCCTCGAGCAGAAGGAGAGCGGCGGCCAGACGCTCGTCATCTTCGGACTGGGCCTGCTCTTCGTCTTCCTGGTGCTCTCCGCCCAGTACGAGAGCTTCACCCTGCCCCTGGTGGTCATCCTCTCGGTGCCCCTGGCGGTGCTGGGCGCCTTGGGGTTGCAGGTGATGCGCGGGCTGTCCAACGACGTCTTCTGTCAGGTGGGACTCATCATGCTGGTGGGCCTGGCGAGCAAGAACGCCATCCTCATCGTGGAGTTCGCCGAGCAGCTGCGCGAGCAGGGACGCAGTGCCGTGGAGGCCGCCATCGAGGCCTCCGAGGTGCGCCTGCGCCCCATCCTCATGACGTCCATCGCCTTCCTGCTGGGCGTGGTGCCTCTCATGCTGGCCAAGGGTGCCGGCGCCGCCGCGCGCAACAGCCTGGGCACGGCGGTCTTCGGAGGCATGCTGGTGTCCACCGTCGTCAACCTCGTCTTCATCCCCGGCCTCTACGTGCTCATGCAGAAGCTACGGGGCGAGTCGAAGCGCTCGCGCGATGAGGAGGATGGGGAGGAGGGCCTACCCGCGGTGCACTCTCCTTGA
- a CDS encoding NAD(P)-dependent alcohol dehydrogenase, with amino-acid sequence MLTVHAYAATAATNPLGPTTIERRELGPHDVLIEIKFCGICHSDIHHARSEWGSANYPVVPGHEIAGIVTQVGSKVTRHAVGDRVGVGCLVDSCGECANCRKGEEQHCLKGSTLTYGGIGKDGQLTQGGYSTHIVVTEDFVLKIPEGIGLDAAAPLLCAGITTYAPLRHWGAGPGKKVAVVGLGGLGHMAVKLAHAMGADVTVLSQSLNKKEDGLRLGADHYHATKDPETFKKLAGSFDLIVNTVSAKIDLDAYLSLLALDGALVNVGAPAEPLSVNVFSLLMPRRSFAGSLIGGIRQTQEMLNFCARHHIGADIEVIPASKINEAYERVLASDVRYRFVIDTATLK; translated from the coding sequence ATGCTCACCGTCCATGCCTACGCGGCCACGGCCGCGACAAATCCCCTCGGTCCGACGACCATCGAGCGCCGGGAACTCGGCCCGCACGACGTCCTCATCGAGATCAAGTTCTGCGGCATCTGCCACTCCGACATCCACCACGCTCGCAGTGAGTGGGGTTCGGCGAACTACCCCGTCGTCCCCGGCCATGAGATCGCCGGAATCGTCACCCAGGTCGGCTCCAAGGTCACCCGGCATGCGGTCGGCGACCGCGTGGGCGTCGGCTGCCTGGTCGACTCCTGCGGCGAGTGCGCGAACTGCCGCAAGGGTGAGGAGCAGCACTGCCTGAAGGGGAGCACCCTGACCTACGGCGGCATCGGGAAGGACGGCCAGCTCACCCAGGGCGGCTATTCCACCCACATCGTCGTGACCGAGGACTTCGTCCTCAAGATTCCCGAGGGTATCGGGCTCGACGCCGCCGCACCGCTGCTGTGCGCAGGCATCACGACGTACGCGCCACTGCGCCATTGGGGCGCCGGCCCCGGCAAGAAGGTGGCCGTCGTCGGTTTGGGCGGGCTCGGGCACATGGCCGTGAAGCTCGCGCACGCGATGGGTGCCGACGTCACCGTCCTGTCGCAGTCGCTCAACAAGAAGGAGGACGGCCTGCGCCTCGGCGCGGACCACTACCACGCCACGAAGGATCCGGAGACATTCAAGAAGCTCGCCGGCTCGTTCGACCTCATCGTGAACACGGTGAGCGCGAAGATCGACCTCGACGCCTACCTGTCACTGCTGGCCCTGGACGGCGCCCTGGTCAACGTGGGTGCACCCGCGGAGCCGCTCTCCGTCAACGTGTTCTCCCTGCTCATGCCTCGCCGGTCGTTCGCGGGTTCGCTGATCGGCGGCATCCGCCAGACCCAGGAGATGCTGAACTTCTGCGCCAGGCACCACATCGGCGCCGACATCGAGGTCATCCCGGCCAGCAAGATCAACGAGGCCTACGAGCGCGTGCTCGCCTCCGACGTCCGGTACCGGTTCGTGATCGACACCGCGACCCTGAAATAG
- a CDS encoding LysR family transcriptional regulator: MNTALLPQLQVFLVVARLRSFSGAARELGVSTPAVSQAVRQLEEQLRVVLLTRTTRSVSLTDAGRRLVEGAGPALGQALATLTEVSAQPGEAVGRVRLSVPRTAVPYVITPVVPTFRERHPRVEVEVVIEERFVDIVAEGYDAGVRLSEAIERDMVQVRLTDAFRFVVVGAPGYLERHGTPQRPEDLLRHECITFRMRSTGALYAWELERGRRNWRVPVRGGVVTNDSQLSVALAEQGMGLAYAVEPMVAEQLRTGRLKRVLEAYAPTVPGFFLYFPSRAQRSPALRLFVDAARELARHVL; the protein is encoded by the coding sequence ATGAATACGGCTCTCCTCCCGCAGCTCCAGGTGTTCCTCGTCGTGGCCCGCCTGCGCAGCTTCAGCGGCGCGGCGCGCGAGCTCGGTGTCTCCACCCCCGCGGTGAGCCAGGCGGTGCGGCAGCTCGAGGAGCAGCTGCGCGTGGTGCTGCTCACCCGCACGACGCGCAGTGTGTCGCTGACGGACGCGGGCAGGCGGCTCGTGGAGGGCGCGGGCCCGGCTTTGGGACAGGCACTCGCCACCCTCACCGAGGTCTCCGCTCAACCGGGAGAGGCGGTGGGCCGGGTGCGGCTGTCGGTGCCGCGGACGGCGGTGCCCTACGTCATCACCCCGGTGGTCCCCACCTTCCGCGAGCGTCACCCGCGGGTGGAGGTAGAGGTCGTCATCGAGGAGCGCTTCGTGGACATCGTGGCGGAGGGCTACGACGCGGGCGTGAGGCTGAGCGAGGCCATCGAGCGCGACATGGTGCAGGTGCGGCTCACCGACGCGTTCCGCTTCGTGGTGGTGGGCGCGCCCGGCTACCTCGAGCGCCACGGGACGCCCCAGCGGCCCGAGGATTTGCTGCGCCACGAGTGCATCACCTTCCGCATGCGGAGCACCGGGGCGCTCTATGCCTGGGAGCTGGAGCGGGGCCGCAGGAACTGGCGTGTGCCGGTACGCGGGGGCGTGGTCACCAACGACAGCCAGCTGAGCGTGGCCCTGGCGGAGCAGGGCATGGGGCTGGCGTACGCCGTCGAGCCCATGGTGGCGGAGCAGCTGCGCACCGGGCGGTTGAAGCGGGTGCTCGAGGCCTACGCGCCCACGGTGCCCGGCTTCTTCCTCTACTTCCCCAGCCGTGCGCAGCGCTCCCCGGCGCTGCGCCTCTTCGTGGACGCGGCCAGGGAGCTGGCCAGGCACGTGCTGTGA
- a CDS encoding aldo/keto reductase: protein MQKRGLGNSGLEVSAIGLGCMGLSYGYGPATDTQEAIKLIRTAFARGVTFFDTAEAYGPYKNEELVGEALAPFRDQVVIATKFGFEFDSNGGQSGMNSRPEHIQEVAEAALKRLKTDRIDLFYQHRVDPNVPIEDVAGAVKELIQQGKVKHFGLSEAGVQTLRRAHAIQPVTALQSEYSLWWREPEKELLPTLEELGIGFVPFSPLGKGFLTGAISESTTFDSKDFRNIVPRFTPEARKANQALVDLLGEIAARKQVTRAQLALAWLLARKPWIVPIPGTTKPHRLDENVGAAAVELTPDELRDIEGALSKIPVQGERYPPHLQARVDR from the coding sequence ATGCAGAAGCGCGGACTTGGAAACAGCGGACTGGAAGTCTCGGCCATCGGCCTCGGCTGCATGGGGCTGAGCTATGGCTATGGCCCGGCAACGGACACGCAGGAGGCCATCAAGCTGATCCGGACGGCCTTCGCGCGCGGCGTCACCTTCTTCGACACCGCCGAGGCCTACGGCCCCTACAAGAACGAAGAGCTCGTGGGCGAAGCCCTCGCCCCCTTCCGGGACCAGGTGGTGATCGCCACCAAGTTCGGGTTCGAGTTCGATTCCAACGGCGGGCAGAGCGGCATGAACAGCCGGCCGGAGCACATCCAGGAAGTCGCCGAGGCGGCGCTCAAGCGGCTCAAGACCGACCGGATCGATCTCTTCTATCAGCACCGCGTCGATCCGAACGTGCCGATCGAGGACGTCGCGGGCGCGGTGAAGGAGCTGATCCAGCAAGGCAAGGTCAAGCACTTCGGATTGTCCGAAGCCGGCGTGCAGACCCTCCGGCGCGCGCATGCGATCCAGCCGGTCACCGCCCTCCAGAGCGAGTACTCCCTGTGGTGGCGTGAACCCGAGAAGGAGCTCCTGCCGACCCTGGAGGAGCTCGGGATCGGCTTCGTGCCCTTTTCCCCGCTCGGCAAGGGCTTCCTCACGGGCGCGATCAGCGAGAGCACGACGTTCGACAGCAAGGATTTCCGCAACATCGTCCCGCGCTTCACTCCGGAGGCTCGAAAGGCGAACCAGGCCTTGGTGGATCTTCTCGGCGAAATCGCGGCCCGGAAGCAGGTGACACGTGCCCAGCTCGCGCTCGCCTGGCTGCTGGCCCGGAAGCCGTGGATCGTGCCGATCCCGGGCACCACCAAGCCGCATCGCCTGGACGAGAACGTCGGAGCGGCGGCCGTTGAGCTGACGCCCGACGAGCTCCGCGACATCGAGGGCGCCCTCTCCAAGATCCCAGTCCAAGGAGAGCGGTATCCCCCGCACCTCCAGGCAAGGGTCGATCGCTGA
- a CDS encoding DoxX family protein, whose protein sequence is MKNTLPVAHFAQLYLRLALGIGFLLPVMDRLGLLGSPGEPNVGWGNWSHFVDYTHSLMPYVNRPLAEVLGAIATGAEVVFGVLLIAGYKTRLAALGSSVLTLLFAVSMLFFAGYRAPFNYSVFVDSAAGLLLSALPVYRWSLDGLPRDQDLSPHC, encoded by the coding sequence ATGAAGAACACGCTTCCCGTTGCTCATTTCGCTCAATTGTACCTGCGTCTGGCGCTTGGAATTGGCTTCCTCCTGCCGGTCATGGATCGGCTGGGCCTGCTCGGTTCTCCCGGCGAGCCCAACGTCGGCTGGGGGAATTGGAGCCACTTCGTGGACTACACCCACTCCCTCATGCCCTACGTGAACAGGCCCCTCGCCGAGGTGTTGGGGGCGATCGCCACCGGGGCGGAGGTCGTGTTCGGGGTGTTGCTCATCGCGGGATACAAGACCCGGCTCGCGGCCCTGGGCAGCTCCGTGCTGACCCTGCTGTTCGCTGTCAGCATGTTGTTCTTCGCGGGATACCGGGCGCCCTTCAACTATTCCGTGTTCGTGGACAGCGCCGCCGGCCTCCTGCTCTCGGCCCTCCCCGTGTACCGATGGAGCCTGGACGGTCTGCCCCGCGACCAGGATCTGTCGCCTCACTGTTAA
- a CDS encoding glycine betaine ABC transporter substrate-binding protein, which yields MAMSRSPVVASRRHEGVLGTCLFALLRVVLVVCSLPMSAMADDCTRVRISDVGWTDVSATTALAVEVLRDLGYEGHVELLSLPVTFVGLGNGDIDVFLGNWMPAQTDAIKPYMEGGQVVDLGVNLEGALFTFAVPTYVWEAGVKSAADLAARKAEFKGRIHGIAPGSAANRMVLDLIQQGTYGLEGWKLLESSEQGMLGEVRRAVASGEWIVFFGWAPHPMNSQIAMKYLGDPLEKWGVGGGASVVHTVANKGFVERCPNLVKLFQNMKLTTEIEGELMGRILDDKLSPEQAAREWLRAHADQAAAWTLGVRPAREVAASATAETSLVPAHTLPLGDWLERVIQFITAHFTEELRGISQAVTWFLESSVHLLLRVPPLVLIGATALLTYARRRGIALAVSIAAGGFLIWDLGYWQPTVETLVLVLMATALSLLLGIPLGIAAARFPRFYAVLRLLLDLMQTIPTFVYLIPTLMLFGLGVVPGLLSTVVFVLPAPIRLTYLGITSVPREMIEAGEAFGARPLQLLMKIELPYARTAIMEGVTQALMLSLSMVVIAALVGAGGLGSRVVRALNAVDIRQGFEAGLVIVILAILLDRMFKLPARQHPLS from the coding sequence ATGGCCATGTCCCGTTCGCCGGTCGTCGCTTCACGCCGCCATGAAGGCGTCCTCGGGACCTGCCTCTTCGCGCTCCTGCGCGTCGTGCTCGTCGTGTGTTCGCTGCCGATGTCAGCCATGGCGGATGATTGCACCCGGGTGCGTATCTCAGACGTCGGCTGGACGGATGTTTCAGCGACGACCGCACTCGCCGTGGAAGTGCTCCGCGATCTGGGATACGAGGGCCACGTCGAACTGCTCTCGCTGCCCGTCACGTTCGTGGGTCTGGGCAACGGCGACATCGACGTGTTCCTCGGCAATTGGATGCCCGCGCAGACGGATGCCATCAAGCCGTACATGGAAGGCGGCCAGGTGGTGGACCTGGGGGTCAACCTGGAGGGAGCGCTCTTCACGTTCGCCGTGCCCACGTATGTCTGGGAGGCGGGCGTCAAGTCAGCGGCGGACCTGGCGGCACGCAAGGCTGAGTTCAAGGGACGCATCCATGGCATCGCGCCCGGGAGCGCCGCCAACCGCATGGTGCTCGACCTGATTCAGCAAGGCACCTATGGGCTCGAGGGCTGGAAGCTCCTGGAGTCCAGCGAGCAGGGCATGCTCGGCGAGGTGCGACGGGCGGTCGCGAGCGGGGAGTGGATTGTCTTCTTCGGCTGGGCACCTCATCCCATGAACAGCCAGATCGCCATGAAGTACCTCGGCGATCCGTTGGAGAAGTGGGGAGTGGGTGGCGGCGCGTCCGTGGTCCACACGGTGGCGAACAAGGGCTTCGTGGAGCGCTGCCCGAACCTCGTGAAGCTCTTCCAGAACATGAAGCTCACCACCGAGATCGAGGGTGAGTTGATGGGGCGCATCCTCGATGACAAGCTTTCGCCCGAGCAGGCCGCGCGGGAGTGGCTCCGCGCCCACGCCGATCAGGCCGCGGCGTGGACGCTGGGCGTCCGGCCCGCGCGCGAGGTGGCCGCGAGCGCCACGGCGGAAACCTCGCTGGTGCCCGCGCACACGCTCCCGCTCGGTGACTGGCTCGAGCGGGTGATCCAGTTCATCACGGCCCATTTCACGGAGGAGCTTCGGGGCATCTCCCAGGCGGTCACCTGGTTTCTCGAGAGCAGCGTGCATCTGTTGTTGCGCGTACCGCCGCTGGTCTTGATTGGAGCCACCGCCCTGCTCACCTATGCGCGGAGGCGTGGGATCGCGCTGGCCGTATCCATCGCCGCGGGTGGCTTCTTGATCTGGGATCTGGGTTACTGGCAGCCGACGGTGGAGACGTTGGTGCTGGTGCTGATGGCCACCGCCCTCTCCCTGCTGCTGGGTATTCCCCTGGGCATCGCCGCCGCCCGGTTCCCTCGGTTCTACGCGGTCCTGCGGTTGTTGCTCGATCTCATGCAGACCATTCCCACCTTCGTGTATCTCATCCCCACGCTGATGTTGTTTGGGCTGGGAGTGGTCCCCGGACTCCTGTCGACCGTGGTGTTCGTCCTCCCGGCCCCCATCCGCCTGACGTATCTGGGCATCACCAGCGTGCCCAGGGAGATGATCGAAGCGGGAGAGGCGTTTGGCGCCCGGCCCTTGCAACTCCTCATGAAGATCGAACTTCCCTACGCGCGAACGGCGATCATGGAAGGCGTGACCCAGGCCTTGATGCTCTCGCTGTCCATGGTGGTCATCGCCGCGCTCGTGGGCGCGGGAGGGTTGGGGTCCAGGGTCGTGCGCGCCCTCAACGCGGTGGACATCCGCCAGGGGTTCGAGGCGGGGCTGGTCATCGTCATCCTGGCCATCCTGCTGGATCGGATGTTCAAGCTCCCGGCGCGGCAACACCCCCTCTCCTGA
- a CDS encoding quaternary amine ABC transporter ATP-binding protein — translation MNDAETMINVEHVYKVFGPSPRDALARLDRGEDRESIRKATGNVIALADASLEVRRGEILVLMGLSGSGKSTLLRCLNSLVRPDRGRVLIEGTTSQLDPTAADAETLRQIRLTRISMVFQRHSLLPWRTLRQNVALGLEFRDLGRAEINAIVDEKLELVGLGDWKDKYPEELSGGMQQRVGLARALATDADILLLDEPLSALDPLIRMRMQDELLALQRMLKKTMIFVSHDLDEALRLGSRIALMEAGRVVQLGTPEQIVTSPATEYVKRFVANVNPLSILRGDSLMQPLSSLPRDPADARVLLLDRAGSCRCTLSAEGRPAALSIRGHAARLVPYDETLALKALSEDVLISGPLETSMRTALAVNHATGRPMLLLDGDGRLRGVISEWDLLRAMAEDRAGKPTELGGDA, via the coding sequence GTGAATGACGCGGAGACGATGATCAACGTCGAGCATGTCTACAAGGTCTTCGGCCCCTCGCCGCGGGACGCACTCGCCCGCCTGGACCGAGGGGAAGATCGGGAATCCATCCGCAAGGCCACCGGCAACGTCATCGCGCTCGCGGACGCCTCGCTCGAGGTGAGGCGGGGAGAAATCCTCGTACTCATGGGGTTGTCGGGCTCCGGGAAATCAACGCTCCTGCGCTGCCTGAACAGTCTCGTTCGGCCTGATCGAGGACGCGTCCTCATCGAGGGCACGACCAGCCAGCTCGATCCCACCGCCGCGGACGCGGAGACGCTGCGCCAGATCCGGTTGACGCGGATCTCCATGGTCTTTCAGCGGCACTCGCTCCTGCCCTGGCGCACGCTGCGCCAGAACGTCGCCCTGGGGCTCGAGTTCCGCGACCTCGGCCGTGCCGAGATCAACGCGATCGTGGACGAGAAACTCGAGCTCGTGGGCCTGGGCGACTGGAAGGACAAGTATCCGGAGGAGCTGTCCGGAGGAATGCAGCAGCGCGTGGGTCTGGCCAGGGCACTGGCCACGGACGCGGACATCCTCCTGCTCGACGAGCCCCTGAGCGCGCTCGACCCGTTGATCCGCATGCGGATGCAGGACGAGCTCCTGGCCCTTCAACGCATGCTCAAGAAGACGATGATCTTCGTCAGCCATGATCTCGACGAGGCGTTGAGGCTCGGCTCCCGCATCGCCCTCATGGAGGCCGGGCGCGTGGTCCAGCTCGGGACTCCGGAGCAGATCGTCACCTCGCCCGCGACGGAGTACGTGAAGCGGTTCGTGGCCAACGTCAACCCGCTCTCCATCCTCCGCGGCGACTCGCTGATGCAGCCCCTCTCGAGCCTTCCACGTGACCCGGCCGATGCGCGGGTCCTCCTGCTCGACAGGGCCGGGTCTTGCCGCTGCACGTTGAGCGCGGAGGGCCGGCCCGCGGCGCTTTCGATTCGAGGCCATGCGGCTCGTCTGGTTCCCTACGATGAGACACTGGCGCTCAAGGCCCTCTCCGAGGACGTGCTCATCTCCGGCCCCCTCGAGACGAGCATGCGCACCGCCCTCGCCGTGAACCACGCCACGGGCCGCCCCATGCTCCTCCTGGATGGCGACGGCCGGCTGCGCGGGGTCATCAGCGAATGGGACCTCCTGCGCGCGATGGCGGAAGATCGCGCGGGGAAGCCCACGGAGCTGGGCGGTGACGCCTGA